In Chlamydia gallinacea 08-1274/3, the sequence TATTATCCTCTCCAGAACTTATCAATGATACTCTAGAAGAAATGGAAAAATGGTTAGAAGACTTCCCTAAACCCCCACAGGTGTCCAGTGAACAAACATAAACGTTTTCTATCTCTTTTATTCCTCACTTTAGTCCTTTTAGGCATATGGTTTTGCCCTCATCCGGGAACCATTAACTCCAATGCCTGGCATCTCTTCGCCGTATTTACAACAACCATTCTTGGCATTATCTTACAGCCTGTTCCTATGGGGGCAATTGTCATTATTGGCATTTCTACGCTCCTTCTAACACAAACACTCACACTAGAACAGGGATTATCGGGATTTCATGATCCTATAGCCTGGCTCGTTTTCCTTTCCTTTTCCATAGCCAAAGGAATCATCAAAACAGGATTAGGAGAACGCGTTGCTTATTTCTTCGTCAGCGTATTGGGAAAAAATCCTTTAGGGCTTAGTTATGGCTTAGTCATCACGGACTGTTTATTAGCTCCTGCGATTCCTAGTGTCACAGCACGTTCTGGAGGGATTCTGTACCCCGTGGTTATGGCACTATCTGAATCTTTCGGAAGCACAGCAGAAAAAGGTACAGAAAGCCTCATTGGATCCTTTCTCATTAAAGTAGCCTACCAAAGTTCCGTGATTACGAGTGCTATGTTTCTTACTGCTATGGCAGGGAATCCTCTAATTGCTTCCCTTGCTAGCCATATTCATGTGACTCTCACATGGTCGATATGGGCAAAAGCAGCTATTCTTCCAGGATTACTCAGCCTTATCTTTATGCCTATTATTTTATACAGGCTCTATCCCCCAACAATTAGTTCTTGTGAGGAAGCCATTCGTACGGCAAAACTACGTTTAAAAGAAATGGGTCCCCTAAAACAAAGTGAAAAAATCATTCTTATGATTTTTAGCCTACTTGTCATTCTATGGACCTTTGGGGATTTTTTAAGAATATCGGCAACAACAGCAGCTCTTATTGGACTATCCTTACTCATTCTTACCAATATCTTAGATTGGCAGAAAGATGTTATTGCGAATACAACTGCCTGGGAAACGTTTATCTGGTTCGGAGCACTCATTATGATGGCTTCACTACTCAATAAGCTAGGATTTATCCCCCTCATTGGAACGTCTGCCGCAACTGCTGTAGCAGGATTATCTTGGAAAATGGGTTTCCCTATTTTATTCCTGATTTATTTTTATTCCCATTACCTATTTGCCAGCAATACAGCACATATTGGCGCCATGTATCCCGTGTTTCTTGCCGTGGCAATTTCTTTAGGAACAAACCCTATTTTTGCTGTTTTATCCCTTGCCTTTTCTAGTAATTTGTTTGGAGGTCTTACTCACTATGGCTCCGGACCTGCCCCCCTTTACTTTGGTTCCAAACTTGTTACCATTAAGGAATGGTGGAAATCCGGTTTTATACTGAGCGTCTTTAACATCATCACTTGGATAGGTTTGGGTAGTTTATGGTGGAAACTCATCGGACTCATTTAATACACACATGTTTTCTTAAAATATTTTCTTTATCAAAAAAAGAAAAACATGGAGAAATGATAAAACAAGAACTTGACCCCTCGAGCCTATGCAACTAGATCCTGGCAACCTTGACAGCATAGTTATTCCCAACCCACCTCCCCTACCTAGAGAGTTACAAAAATTCCCTGCGCTACTCCCTGCTCAGGATTCCCGATTTTCTTCACAATTCGATCCTAAAGTAGCTCAACTATTTCCTCATACCTATAATACGCCCTACTTGAAATTTATTTCAGGAGAACCTCCCTCTCCGAAACCTATCAAAGTAGGAGTTATGCTTTCTGGAGGGCCTGCTCCTGGAGGACACAATGTTATTTGGGGATTGCTGCATAGCCTGAAAAAAATCCATCCCGACAGCTCTTTAATCGGATTTATTAATGACGGCCAAGGGTTAATCCAAAACCATACCATAGAAATCAACGAGAAATTCATGGAAGCCTTCAGAAATTCCGGAGGATTCCACTGCATAGGAACAGGAAGAACAAATATCATTACTGAAGAAAATAAATCTGCTGTTCTTGCAACTGTAAAAAACTTAAATCTTGATGGTCTCGTCATCATCGGTGGTGATGGATCAAATACAGCAACTGCAATTCTTGCAGAGTACTTTTCTCAGCAATATCCCAAAACCTGTATTGTGGGTGTGCCTAAAACTATTGATGGTGATCTGCAACATCTCTTCTTAGACGTCACTTTTGGATTTGACTCAGCAACAAAATTTTACTCGTCCATTATCAGTAATATTTCTCGAGATGCTCTATCAGGCAAAGCCCATTACCACTTCATTAAACTCATGGGAAGATCCGCATCACATATCGCCTTAGAATGCACGCTACAAACACATCCCAATATCACCCTAATCAGTGAGGAAATTGCTGAAAAGAATATCCCTTTAAAAACGATCATTCATAAAATGTGCTCCATCATTGCTGATAGAGCCGCTATGGGGAAATACTATGGTGTTGTTCTCATTCCTGAAGGAGTCATTGAATTCATTCCAGAAATCAATAATCTAGTAAAAGAAATCGAAAATATTCCCGAAGGGAAA encodes:
- a CDS encoding anion permease, whose amino-acid sequence is MNKHKRFLSLLFLTLVLLGIWFCPHPGTINSNAWHLFAVFTTTILGIILQPVPMGAIVIIGISTLLLTQTLTLEQGLSGFHDPIAWLVFLSFSIAKGIIKTGLGERVAYFFVSVLGKNPLGLSYGLVITDCLLAPAIPSVTARSGGILYPVVMALSESFGSTAEKGTESLIGSFLIKVAYQSSVITSAMFLTAMAGNPLIASLASHIHVTLTWSIWAKAAILPGLLSLIFMPIILYRLYPPTISSCEEAIRTAKLRLKEMGPLKQSEKIILMIFSLLVILWTFGDFLRISATTAALIGLSLLILTNILDWQKDVIANTTAWETFIWFGALIMMASLLNKLGFIPLIGTSAATAVAGLSWKMGFPILFLIYFYSHYLFASNTAHIGAMYPVFLAVAISLGTNPIFAVLSLAFSSNLFGGLTHYGSGPAPLYFGSKLVTIKEWWKSGFILSVFNIITWIGLGSLWWKLIGLI
- a CDS encoding diphosphate--fructose-6-phosphate 1-phosphotransferase, translating into MQLDPGNLDSIVIPNPPPLPRELQKFPALLPAQDSRFSSQFDPKVAQLFPHTYNTPYLKFISGEPPSPKPIKVGVMLSGGPAPGGHNVIWGLLHSLKKIHPDSSLIGFINDGQGLIQNHTIEINEKFMEAFRNSGGFHCIGTGRTNIITEENKSAVLATVKNLNLDGLVIIGGDGSNTATAILAEYFSQQYPKTCIVGVPKTIDGDLQHLFLDVTFGFDSATKFYSSIISNISRDALSGKAHYHFIKLMGRSASHIALECTLQTHPNITLISEEIAEKNIPLKTIIHKMCSIIADRAAMGKYYGVVLIPEGVIEFIPEINNLVKEIENIPEGKDKFSQLSKESQLLLNSFPQEIVHQLLHDRDAHGNVYVSKIHVDKLLIHLISNHLQKHFKNVPFNAISHFLGYEGRSCVPTKFDNTYSYALGFGAGVLVYNRCNGYLAAIESLINIVDKWRLRAIPIVKMFTMQKKPDGTLQPRIKKRLIDIGSPAFRKFKLYRKIWALEDSYRFLGPLQIHTPPETHADHFPPLTLLLNHSEWQKKCSICMEIPDCNY